The Amblyomma americanum isolate KBUSLIRL-KWMA chromosome 5, ASM5285725v1, whole genome shotgun sequence genome window below encodes:
- the LOC144135473 gene encoding sulfotransferase 1C2-like, producing the protein MSKSGPEDQPVERTLFLELVDGVLVPPKSFRREVVRDALKYEARPGDIFLATYPKTGATWTQYTLWCLLSLKHGKGEEENAHEVPSFADIMTKCAPFLELVGRKVVEDLAEPRIIKHHLTFTASPYHPDAKYVVIVRNPFDSAVSFYHHCMGDRINLGMRADTTFDEFFEDYMDGHVPFGHYFEHILSWYAHRNDPNVFFFYYENFKRDPERTVLALAKFVDQTVWAMLRADRRLLDQVLQRISFSNLKSSVSIVGDVHHVMHDSKPNAAENCKNAPGHQGAGGADDTSNDSGCGNANSDVTRDSTADGKDSGESLVSLSNFFRKGQVGDWRNLFKPEQERRLRDMYGRRMRGTEMWDVWKEYLY; encoded by the exons ATGTCGAAGAGTGGACCCGAAGACCAGCCGGTAGAACGCACGTTGTTCCTGGAGCTCGTCGACGGTGTCCTGGTGCCTCCGAAGTCCTTCCGACGGGAAGTCGTCCGGGACGCGCTCAAGTACGAGGCTCGTCCGGGCGACATCTTCCTGGCCACGTACCCCAAGACCGGAGCCACGTGGACGCAGTACACGCTGTGGTGCCTGCTAAGCCTAAAACATGGAAAAGGAGAGGAGGAGAACGCTCACGAGGTGCCCTCTTTCGCCGACATAATGACCAAGTGCGCGCCTTTCTTGGAACTG GTTGGCCGCAAAGTTGTCGAGGATCTGGCGGAGCCGCGGATCATCAAGCACCACCTCACGTTCACCGCCTCGCCGTACCACCCCGACGCCAAGTACGTGGTCATCGTTCGAAACCCATTCGACAGCGCGGTCTCCTTCTACCACCACTGCATGGGGGACCGCATCAATCTAGGCATGCGCGCCGACACGACGTTCGATGAGTTCTTCGAAGACTACATGGACGGCCACGTGCCTTTCGGACACTACTTCGAGCACATCCTGTCCTGGTACGCCCATCGCAATGACCCCAACGTGTTCTTCTTTTACTACGAGAACTTCAAGCGTGACCCGGAGCGCACCGTACTCGCTTTGGCCAAGTTCGTGGATCAGACCGTGTGGGCAATGCTGCGGGCAGACAGAAGGCTTCTCGATCAAGTTCTGCAGCGCATCTCCTTCAGCAATCTGAAGTCCAGCGTCTCGATTGTTGGTGACGTACACCACGTGATGCACGATAGTAAGCCTAACGCGGCAGAAAACTGCAAAAATGCACCCGGGCATCAAGGTGCTGGAGGTGCAGACGACACTTCGAACGATTCAGGATGTGGAAATGCTAACAGCGACGTGACACGGGACAGCACTGCTGACGGTAAGGACTCCGGAGAGTCGCTGGTGTCCCTGAGCAACTTTTTCCGGAAAGGACAGGTCGGGGACTGGAGAAACTTGTTCAAGCCTGAACAGGAGAGGCGTCTTCGTGACATGTACGGGAGGCGCATGCGTGGGACGGAAATGTGGGACGTGTGGAAGGAGTACCTGTATTGA